From the genome of Armatimonadota bacterium:
GTCGAGGCGCTCCAGGACCTCACCGGCGTCGACGACGCCACCCTGCACGACGCCTACCTCCGCCACGGGGACCTGGGCGAGGTGGCCGAGGAGGTCCTCGGCCGCTCCCCGGTCCGGCCGGGGGCGGGGCTCTTCGACGCCCACCCCACCGGGCCGCTCACGCTGCAGCAGGTGCGCCGGGCGTTCGAGGCGATCGCGGCGGCGGAGGGGCGCGGCTCGCGCGCCGCCAAGGTGGCGGCCCTGCGCGACCTCTTCCGGGCGGCCGCGCCGCGCGAGGCCAAGTACCTGGTGAAGGTGATGACCTCGGACATGCGCGTGGGGCTGCGCACGGGGCTGCTGGAGGAGGCGGTGGCCGCCGCCTTCGCCCCGGGCGGCCTGGCCGGGCGGCGGGCCCTGCTGCCGCTCGTGCGCCACGCCCACATGCGGCAGAGTCAGATCGGCGAGGTGGCGGTGCTGGCGCGCCACGGCCGCCTGGGGGAGGCGCGCCTGGTCCTCTTCCGGCCGGTGCACTTCATGCTGGCCGAGACGATCTTCGCGCCCGAGGAGGCCTTCGCCGACGCCGCGGGAGGGGAGGTGTTGGCCGAGGACAAGTACGACGGCATCCGCGCCCAGGTGCATGTCGCCCCGGGCCGGGTGGCCATCTTCACGCGCACCCTCGACGAGGTCACCGCCAGCTTCCCCGACCTCGTGCCCGACCTGCAGGCCCTCGCCCGCACCTGCATCGCCGACGGCGAGATCCTGGTCTGGCGCGGAGAGCGGCCGCTCGGCTTCGGCCTGCTGCAGCAGCGGCTGCGCCGCAAGGACCCGGGTCCGCTGGTCCGCGAGGCCCCGGTGGTCTTCTTCGCCTTCGACCTCCTCCACCTCGACGGCGCCGACCTGCTCGACCGGCCGCTCGGGGAGCGGCGGCGGCGGCTGGAGGGGCTGCGCATGGGCGAGCGCGTCCGCCCCTCGCACGCGGCGCCGGTGGCCGACGCGGCGGCGCTGGGCCAGCGCTTCCGCGAGGCGCGCGACCGCGGCAACGAAGGGGTGGTGGTGAAGCGCCTCCAGAGCCCCTACCTGCCGGGGCGGCGCGGCCGCCACTGGATGAAGCTCAAGGAGGAGCTGGCCACCCTCGACGTCGTGGTGGTGGCGGCGGAGCACGGCCACGGCCGCCGGGCGGCGGTCCTCTCCGACGTCACCTTCGCCGTGCGCGACGGGGACCGGCTGCGCACCATCGGCAAGGCCTACTCCGGCCTCACCGACCAGGAGATCGCCGAGCTCACCCGCTGGTTCCAGGCGCACACGGTGCGCGACCTGGGCCGGGTCAAGGTGGTGGAGCCGCGGGTGGTGCTGGAGGTGGCCTTCGACGCCATCACGCGCAGCGACCGTCACGACTCCGGCTACGCCCTGCGCTTCCCCCGCATCAAGCGCCTGCGCCCCGACCTCACCCCCGCGCAGATCAGCACGCTGGAGGACGTCCGCCGCCTCTACGAGCGCCAGCTGGTGCGGGGGGAGGGGGCCGCGCGGGCGCGCGCCCGGGCCTAGGCCGGCACGGCGGCCGCCGGGCTCACCGGCGCTGCGTGCTCCGTGAGGTGTGTCGGCGGTAGACTGCCGGTAGGGGGGCGCGGCCCGGTCTCCCCGGTGATCCGTGGCCGGAGGGCAACGATGAGCGTGCAGCTCAAGAAGTGGACAGTGGAGGAGTATGAGCGGCTCGTGGCCCTGGGTGCGCTGACGGAGCACGACCGGGTGCAGCTCGTGGAAGGGGAGATCGTGGAGATGATTCCGCAGAACGCGCCGCACATGACCGCCGTGCGGCTCGTTGAGGAGGCCTTGCGGGAGGCTTTTGGCAGGGGGTTCGACGTTCGAGCGCAGGGCCCTCTGGCGCTGGCTCCCGACTCCGAGCCGGAGCCCGACGTGGCGGTGGTGCGGGGCACCCCCAGGGATTACCGGGATCGGCACCCCGGCGCGGACGACACGCTCCTGGTGGTCGAGGTGGCGGACGCCACGCTGACCTTCGACCGGGAGCGCAAGGGGAGGGTGTACGCCAGGGCGGGGATTCCCGAGTACTGGATCCTGAACCTCCACAGCCGCGAGCTGGAGGTCTACCGGGAGCCCGCCGGAGCGGCGTACCGGCTGCAGATGGTGCTGCGGGGAGGGGAGACGGTGGCTCCTCTCGCCCGTCCAGACGTGCGGATCCCGGTGGGCGAGCTGCTGCCCTGATCGGAGGGCGTCCAAGCGGGGAAGGGTCTCCTGGCCGAGACCTACGCCTCGCGGTCCGGGGGAGCCCCGCGGGTTGCGCGTGACCGCGCCGGCTCCACCGCGCTGTCGCGGCAGGGCGTAGAATGGACGTGGGTTCATGCCGACGCCCCGCGCCGTCCTCGGCTTCGCCCTGCTGGCCCTGGCGCTCGCTGCCGTCGCCCCGCTGCCGGCCGGCTGGGCGGCCGTGCCCGCGGGGCCGCCCCGCGTCCTGCGCATCGACGTGGACGGCGTGATCGCCCCGGCGACGGCGCGCTACATCGCCCGCGCTATTCGCCAGGCGGAGGAGGAGCGGGCGGCGGCGCTGCTCATCCGGCTCGACACCCCCGGTGGGCTGCTGAAGTCCATGGACGACATCACCAAGGTGATGCTCAACGCCGGGGTGCCGCTGATCGTCTGGGTGGGGCCGGAAGGCGCCCGCGCCGCCTCGGCCGGCGTGTGGGTGACCTACGCGGCCCACATCGCCGCCATGGCCCCCGCCACCCGTATCGGCGCCGCCCACCCGGTGGGCGTGGGGCAGGGGGAGCAGGACCGCACGCTCATGGAGAAGGTCACCAACGACGCCGTGGCCAGCCTGCAGGCCATCGCGCGGCGGCGCGGGCGCAACGCCGCCTGGGCGGAGCGGGCGGTGCGCCAGTCGGTCTCGGCGACGGCGGACGAGGCGGTGCGATTGGACGTCGTCGACCTGGTCGCGCCCACGGTCGACCACCTCCTGCGCCGCGTCCACGGCCGCACCGTGGAGACCGCCCTCGGCCCGCGGCGGCTGCGCACGGCGGACGCGCGCGTCGTGGCGGTGGGCATGGACGTCACCGAGGAGTTCCTGAGCCTGCTCAGCGACCCCAACGTCGGCTTCATCCTGCTGAACATCGGCATCGTCGGCGTCCTGGCCGAGCTCTACAACCCCGGCGCGATCCTCCCGGGGGTCGTCGGCGGGATCGCCCTGATCCTGGGGCTGGCCTCCTTCGCCATCCTGGAGGTGAACGTCGCCGGGCTGCTGCTCATCGCGCTGGCCGTGCTGCTCTTCATCGCCGACATCAAGGTCCCCGGCCACGGCGTGCTGACGGTGGGCGGCGTGGTGGCCTTCATCTTCGGCGCCATCCTCCTCACCGAGCGGCAGGCCCCCTTCCTGCGCATCTCGCTGCAGCTCATCGTGGCCGTGGCGCTGGCCATGGCGGGCTTCTCCCTTTTCGCCCTGGGCGCCGGGCTGCGGGCGCAGCGCCGCGCCCCGGCCATGGTGGGGCTGGAGGTGGTGGGGCAGGTGGGCGTGGCCCGCTCCGACCTGGCCCCCGAAGGGACGGTGCACGTCGCCGGGGAGGAGTGGAGTGCGGTGGCCGTGGACGGGACGATCCCCGCGGGGCAGCGGGTGCGCGTGGTCGGGCGGGAGGGGCTGCGGCTGTACGTCGAGCCGGAGACGCGGCGGTAGCGCGTGCGGAGGGAGGGAATGGGCGCCGGGCCACGCCGCGCAGCAAGCGTCCAGGGCACGCCGGTGCGGCTCACGGTGACCACGCACAGCGAAGCGGAGACGGTGGCGCTGGGCCGGCGCCTCGGCGCGGCCCTCCAGGCGGGCGACGTGGTCGCCCTCACCGGTGACCTGGGGACGGGCAAGACGGCGCTGGCCCGCGGCATCGCCGAAGGGGCCGGCGCGCGCGGGTACGTGGCCAGCCCCACCTTCACCCTTATCCGGGAGTACCGGGGGCGCGTCCCGGTCTTCCACGTCGACCTCTACCGGCTCGAGCCGGGGGACCTGGCCACGCTCGGCCTGGAGGAGGTGCTGGAGGCAGGGATCACGGTGATCGAGTGGGCGGAGAAAGCGGAGGCGTTCCTCCGCCCGCCGCTGCTGCGCGTCCACCTGGCCTTCGCCGACGCGCCCGAGGAGCGCGTCCTCACCCTGGAGGCCCGGGGCCGCGGACCGGAGGCGGCGCTGGCCAACCTGGAGGCCGTCCCCACGGAGTAACCCCCCATGCGCGTGCTGGGCATCGAGACCGCCACCCCAGCGGGCAGCGTGGCCCTGGTGGGCCCGGAGGGGTTGCTGGGCGAGGTGACGGCGCAGGTGCCGATGCGCCACCTGGAGTGGCTCCTGCCGGCCATCGACCGCCTCCTAGCCGACCTGGGGTTGGGGCGGGACGCGGTGGAGGGCGTGGGGGTCTCGCGCGGTCCGGGAGGGTTTACCGGGCTGCGCATCGGGATCGCCACGGCCCAGGCCTGGGCCCGCAGCGCGGGGTGCCCCGTGGTCAGCGTTCCCACCCTGGAAGCGCTGGCCGCGGCGGCCGGGGCCCCCGGCCACGTCCTCCCCCTGCTCGACGCGCGGCGGGGGGAGGTGGCCGCCGCCCTCTTCCGCGCGGAGGCCGCTCCGCCCAGGCCCGGCGAGGCGGCCGGGCTCTCCCTCGTGCGCCTCCTCGACGACACCCTGCTGCCGCCCGACGACCTGAGCACCTTCGTCCCGCCAGACGCGGCGCCGCTCCTCCTGCTGGGGGACGCCCTGGTGCGCTACCGGGAGATCATCAGCCGGACGCTGCCGGCGGCGGTGGTCTTGCCGCCGGTGACCTGGACGCCGCGGGCGGCCTGGGTGGCGGCGCTGGCCCGGGAGCGGCTGCTGCGGGGCGAGCGGGACGACCTCTACCGCCTCCACCCGGTCTACGGCCGCCGCCCCTACGTCGAGACGCAGCCCTCCTGACCGGACCCTGCCGGCGGGCGCCGACGACCGCCGCCGGTGCGGGAGCGAGCTCCGCGGGTGCGGTAGAATCTAGGACGTCGCCGGGACGGCTGGACCATGAAGCAGATCGCCCAGGTCGAGATCGCGCCGATGCGGCCCGAGGACATCCCGCAGGTGCTCGAGATCGAGCGCCGCTCCTTTGCCACGCCCTGGCCGCGGGACGCCTACCATCATGAGCTGGACCACAACCGCACCGCCGTCTACCTGGTGGCGCGCAGCGGCGGACGCGTGGTCGGGTATGCGGGGATGTGGGTGGTGATGGACGAGGCGCACATCACCACCATCGCCGTCGACCCCGCCCGCCGCGGCGAGGGGATCGGCGAGCGGCTCCTGGTGGAGCTGATCAGCCGCGCCTACGAGCGGCGGGCGCGCTGGGTGCAGCTGGAGGTGCGCCGCAGCAACCAGGTGGCCCAGAACCTCTACCGCAAGTACGGCTTCCGCGACGTGGGCGTGCGCCGCCACTACTACAGCGACAACGGCGAGGACGCCCTGGTGATGTGGACGGGCAACATCTGGGAGCCCGACTACCAGGAGCGCTTCGAGCGACTGCGCCGGGGGCTCGGGTCATAGCCTCCCTGGTCCTGGGGATCGAGACCTCCTGCGACGAGACCGCGGCGGCGGTGGTGGACGCCGCCTTCCGCGTGCGCAGCAACGTCATCGCCTCCCAGGCCGACCTGCACCGGCGCTTCGGCGGCGTGGTCCCGGAGCTGGCCGCGCGCCACCACGTCGAGCGGCTGCCGGCGGTGCTGGACGAGGCGCTGGAGCAGGCCGGCGTCGACCTGCGCGCCATCACCGCCGTGGCGGTGACGTGTGGGCCAGGGCTCGTGGGCAGCCTCTCGGTGGGGGTGGCCGCCGCCAAGGCGCTGGCCTACACCCGCGGCTGCCCGCTCGTGGGCGTGAACCACCTGGAGGGGCACGTCTACGCGAACCGGCTCACCGGCGCGCCCTGGACGCTGCCGGCTGTGGCGCTGATCGTCTCCGGCGCCCACACCGACCTCGTCCACATGCCGGGGGAGCGCCGCTACCGGGTGCTGGGGCGGACGCGCGACGACGCGGCCGGCGAGGCCTTCGACAAGATCGCCCGGGCGATGGGCCTGGGCTACCCCGGGGGCCCGCGCCTGGACCGCCTGGCCGAGGAGGGCGACCCGGACGCCCTGCCCTTCCCGCCGGCCTTCCTGGATGGCGGGGAGGAGTTCTCCTTCAGCGGGCTCAAGACCGCGGCCCTGCGCCTGTGGCGGGCGGGCCCCCAGGAGGACGACGTCTTCCGCCGGCACTTCGCCGCAGGCTTCCGCCGCGCCGTGGTGGAGGCGCTGGTGACCAAGCTCTTCCGCGCCGTCGACCGCCTGCGCCCGCGGACGGTCATGTTGGCCGGCGGCGTAGCCGCCAACGCCCTGCTGCGCCGGCGTGTGGCCGCGGAGGCGGCCCGCCGCGACCTCCCCGTCCTGATCCCCCCGCCGGTCCTGTGCACCGACAACGCCGCCATGATCGCCGCCGCCGGGCTCGTCCGGCTGGCCCAGGGGGAGCGCGACGACCTGCGCCTGGGCGCGGCGGCCGACCTGCCGCTCGACGGGGCTGGAGAAGTTGATCCTTCCTGAACATCGTCCACAGGGGGTGTGAGCCGGCCCTGTGGACAATGTGGACAGGCTGTGGGCAAGGCCGGGAGCGCCCCCCCCAGGCGCCGGCCGACCGCCCGGAAGCCGCCGGCCGCCACCGCCTACCGGTCGCCACCGCCGGGCCCGGGCCGGCCGCCGGGCGCCGCCAACTTCGGGCTTGCCCCCGCCGCCACCCCCTCGCTAACATGGGGGGCGGATTAGCACTCACCGGGGAAGAGTGCTAATGCCCCACCGCACACACCACACGGACGAAGGAGGGAGGAGCATGCAGCTTCGGCCGTTGGGCGACCGCGTGGTCGTCAAGCCGCTCGAGGAGGAGGAGCGCACCCGCGGCGGCATCGTCCTGCCCGACACGGCGAAGGAGAAGCCGCAGCACGGGGAGGTCGTCGCCGTCGGACCGGGGGAGTGGGACGAGGAGGGGAAGCGGCGCCTGCCGCTGGACGTCAAGGTGGGCGACCGGGTGCTCTTCGCCAAGTACGCGGGCACCGAGGTCAAGCTGGAGGACCAGGAGTACCTGATCCTGCGGCAGAGCGACATCCTGGCCGTCGTCGAGCGGGAGCCGGCGAAGGTCTAGCGGTCCCGGCCGGCGGCGGGTCGCTGGTGCAGAAGTCCCCCACGAGGTGACGGAGCATGCCGAAGATCCTGGCGTACAACGAAGAGGCGCGGCGGGCGATGGAGCGGGGAGTGAACAAGCTCGCCGACGCCGTGAAGATCACCCTCGGCCCCA
Proteins encoded in this window:
- the tsaD gene encoding tRNA (adenosine(37)-N6)-threonylcarbamoyltransferase complex transferase subunit TsaD, translated to METSCDETAAAVVDAAFRVRSNVIASQADLHRRFGGVVPELAARHHVERLPAVLDEALEQAGVDLRAITAVAVTCGPGLVGSLSVGVAAAKALAYTRGCPLVGVNHLEGHVYANRLTGAPWTLPAVALIVSGAHTDLVHMPGERRYRVLGRTRDDAAGEAFDKIARAMGLGYPGGPRLDRLAEEGDPDALPFPPAFLDGGEEFSFSGLKTAALRLWRAGPQEDDVFRRHFAAGFRRAVVEALVTKLFRAVDRLRPRTVMLAGGVAANALLRRRVAAEAARRDLPVLIPPPVLCTDNAAMIAAAGLVRLAQGERDDLRLGAAADLPLDGAGEVDPS
- a CDS encoding ATP-dependent DNA ligase; translated protein: VEALQDLTGVDDATLHDAYLRHGDLGEVAEEVLGRSPVRPGAGLFDAHPTGPLTLQQVRRAFEAIAAAEGRGSRAAKVAALRDLFRAAAPREAKYLVKVMTSDMRVGLRTGLLEEAVAAAFAPGGLAGRRALLPLVRHAHMRQSQIGEVAVLARHGRLGEARLVLFRPVHFMLAETIFAPEEAFADAAGGEVLAEDKYDGIRAQVHVAPGRVAIFTRTLDEVTASFPDLVPDLQALARTCIADGEILVWRGERPLGFGLLQQRLRRKDPGPLVREAPVVFFAFDLLHLDGADLLDRPLGERRRRLEGLRMGERVRPSHAAPVADAAALGQRFREARDRGNEGVVVKRLQSPYLPGRRGRHWMKLKEELATLDVVVVAAEHGHGRRAAVLSDVTFAVRDGDRLRTIGKAYSGLTDQEIAELTRWFQAHTVRDLGRVKVVEPRVVLEVAFDAITRSDRHDSGYALRFPRIKRLRPDLTPAQISTLEDVRRLYERQLVRGEGAARARARA
- the groES gene encoding co-chaperone GroES gives rise to the protein MQLRPLGDRVVVKPLEEEERTRGGIVLPDTAKEKPQHGEVVAVGPGEWDEEGKRRLPLDVKVGDRVLFAKYAGTEVKLEDQEYLILRQSDILAVVEREPAKV
- the tsaB gene encoding tRNA (adenosine(37)-N6)-threonylcarbamoyltransferase complex dimerization subunit type 1 TsaB — its product is MRVLGIETATPAGSVALVGPEGLLGEVTAQVPMRHLEWLLPAIDRLLADLGLGRDAVEGVGVSRGPGGFTGLRIGIATAQAWARSAGCPVVSVPTLEALAAAAGAPGHVLPLLDARRGEVAAALFRAEAAPPRPGEAAGLSLVRLLDDTLLPPDDLSTFVPPDAAPLLLLGDALVRYREIISRTLPAAVVLPPVTWTPRAAWVAALARERLLRGERDDLYRLHPVYGRRPYVETQPS
- a CDS encoding Uma2 family endonuclease; protein product: MSVQLKKWTVEEYERLVALGALTEHDRVQLVEGEIVEMIPQNAPHMTAVRLVEEALREAFGRGFDVRAQGPLALAPDSEPEPDVAVVRGTPRDYRDRHPGADDTLLVVEVADATLTFDRERKGRVYARAGIPEYWILNLHSRELEVYREPAGAAYRLQMVLRGGETVAPLARPDVRIPVGELLP
- a CDS encoding nodulation protein NfeD — translated: MPTPRAVLGFALLALALAAVAPLPAGWAAVPAGPPRVLRIDVDGVIAPATARYIARAIRQAEEERAAALLIRLDTPGGLLKSMDDITKVMLNAGVPLIVWVGPEGARAASAGVWVTYAAHIAAMAPATRIGAAHPVGVGQGEQDRTLMEKVTNDAVASLQAIARRRGRNAAWAERAVRQSVSATADEAVRLDVVDLVAPTVDHLLRRVHGRTVETALGPRRLRTADARVVAVGMDVTEEFLSLLSDPNVGFILLNIGIVGVLAELYNPGAILPGVVGGIALILGLASFAILEVNVAGLLLIALAVLLFIADIKVPGHGVLTVGGVVAFIFGAILLTERQAPFLRISLQLIVAVALAMAGFSLFALGAGLRAQRRAPAMVGLEVVGQVGVARSDLAPEGTVHVAGEEWSAVAVDGTIPAGQRVRVVGREGLRLYVEPETRR
- the rimI gene encoding ribosomal protein S18-alanine N-acetyltransferase, with product MKQIAQVEIAPMRPEDIPQVLEIERRSFATPWPRDAYHHELDHNRTAVYLVARSGGRVVGYAGMWVVMDEAHITTIAVDPARRGEGIGERLLVELISRAYERRARWVQLEVRRSNQVAQNLYRKYGFRDVGVRRHYYSDNGEDALVMWTGNIWEPDYQERFERLRRGLGS
- the tsaE gene encoding tRNA (adenosine(37)-N6)-threonylcarbamoyltransferase complex ATPase subunit type 1 TsaE, whose protein sequence is MGAGPRRAASVQGTPVRLTVTTHSEAETVALGRRLGAALQAGDVVALTGDLGTGKTALARGIAEGAGARGYVASPTFTLIREYRGRVPVFHVDLYRLEPGDLATLGLEEVLEAGITVIEWAEKAEAFLRPPLLRVHLAFADAPEERVLTLEARGRGPEAALANLEAVPTE